A genomic window from Glaciihabitans sp. INWT7 includes:
- a CDS encoding FadR/GntR family transcriptional regulator produces MMAPEAGSEASLAANDTAAANLSWGSPIVARHVADDVVDRLITAIALGLYVPAQQLPTERELASMLGVSRTSVREALGQLTETGYLEVRRGRNGGYFVLSTWGPTSAEHVRRHLIPKWSEFEELFDARTLLEPLIARTAALRHTEEDDIRIQAALQAYQDAPNHDASRNADSMLHRAIAEASHNQLLVNLSVDLRTKISLNLGAEPYTDSVRQTAIHQHHDLVQAVIEGRVDDAGDIAALHFVLSETLIRDLIARAERDNEKEGER; encoded by the coding sequence ATGATGGCCCCAGAGGCGGGATCGGAGGCTTCTCTCGCCGCGAACGACACCGCCGCCGCGAACCTCTCCTGGGGAAGCCCCATCGTGGCCCGGCACGTCGCCGACGATGTTGTCGACCGGCTGATCACCGCGATTGCACTCGGTCTATATGTCCCGGCACAACAGCTCCCGACCGAACGCGAACTCGCGTCGATGCTCGGAGTGTCGCGCACCTCGGTGCGCGAAGCACTCGGGCAGCTCACCGAAACGGGTTACCTCGAGGTGCGCCGCGGACGCAATGGCGGGTACTTCGTGCTCTCCACCTGGGGGCCGACGTCGGCCGAACACGTTCGCCGTCATCTGATACCGAAGTGGTCGGAGTTCGAGGAGCTGTTCGACGCCCGCACTCTGCTCGAACCGCTCATCGCCCGCACGGCTGCTCTTCGGCACACGGAAGAAGACGACATCAGGATTCAGGCGGCCCTCCAGGCCTACCAGGATGCCCCGAACCACGACGCCTCCCGCAACGCCGACTCGATGCTGCACCGCGCGATCGCGGAGGCCAGCCACAATCAGCTACTGGTGAACCTGTCGGTAGACCTTCGCACGAAGATCAGCCTGAACCTCGGGGCGGAGCCGTACACCGATTCGGTGCGCCAGACCGCCATCCACCAGCATCATGACCTCGTGCAGGCGGTCATCGAGGGAAGGGTCGACGACGCCGGCGACATCGCAGCCCTTCACTTCGTGCTCTCCGAAACGCTGATCCGGGATCTGATCGCGCGCGCGGAACGAGACAACGAGAAGGAGGGTGAGCGATGA
- a CDS encoding ABC transporter permease: MTSRFAFVVRRILLTIPVLLIMSIVVFLIIRLVPGDPVRTMLGFRATAANVAEIRHQLGLDKNLLEQYLNWIGALLHGDLGTDIVSHASLAELLSQRLPVTFELAGLSMLLAVAIGVPLGVRAAVGGRWVRRLTEGFVILGVSIPDFWLGIMLVLLFTGTLSLLPPSGYVPFTENPLDNLRYMILPVLTLAVGEAAYILRTTRAAVSTVLDQPFVLFLRAKGIRPGRIVFGHALRNAGPAIVTVIGIQFGVLLGGAIIIETLFALPGVGKLIVTAINQRNYPTVQVGVLAIATTFIVISLLTDLIVGWLDPRVSDGAST; this comes from the coding sequence ATGACCTCCCGCTTCGCTTTCGTCGTGCGCAGAATACTGCTCACGATTCCGGTGCTCCTCATCATGAGCATCGTGGTCTTCCTGATCATCCGGCTGGTGCCGGGCGATCCGGTGCGCACGATGCTCGGATTCCGGGCGACAGCCGCGAACGTCGCAGAGATCCGTCACCAGCTCGGGCTCGACAAGAATCTCCTCGAGCAGTACCTGAACTGGATCGGAGCCCTCCTCCACGGGGATCTCGGCACCGACATCGTCAGCCATGCCTCCCTGGCCGAGTTGCTCTCCCAGCGACTGCCGGTCACCTTCGAACTCGCGGGGCTGTCCATGCTTCTTGCCGTCGCCATCGGCGTGCCGCTCGGAGTCCGCGCCGCCGTCGGGGGTCGTTGGGTTCGTCGGCTCACCGAGGGTTTCGTCATTCTGGGAGTCAGCATCCCGGACTTCTGGCTCGGAATCATGCTCGTGCTTCTCTTCACGGGCACTCTCTCGCTGCTGCCCCCGTCCGGCTATGTGCCATTCACCGAGAACCCTCTCGACAATCTCCGCTACATGATCCTGCCGGTGCTGACTCTTGCGGTGGGCGAGGCCGCCTACATCCTGCGCACGACCCGCGCTGCAGTGTCGACCGTTCTCGACCAACCGTTCGTGCTGTTCCTCCGTGCGAAAGGGATTCGTCCCGGCCGCATCGTGTTCGGGCATGCGCTCAGGAACGCCGGCCCGGCCATCGTCACCGTCATCGGAATCCAATTCGGAGTGTTGCTCGGAGGGGCCATCATCATCGAGACCCTCTTCGCTCTGCCCGGCGTGGGCAAACTCATCGTCACGGCGATCAACCAACGGAACTACCCCACGGTCCAGGTGGGCGTCCTCGCCATCGCGACGACATTCATCGTCATCTCCCTGCTCACCGACCTGATCGTCGGCTGGCTCGACCCGCGTGTCTCGGACGGAGCCTCCACATGA
- a CDS encoding ABC transporter permease — MTTTLVPDTTSAGIRPPRRRRRAANRFILAGLLILAALAIVAIMAPILAPHDPETVEVSRVLGAPNLQHPFGSDVLGRDVLSRVLFGLRVSLLVSISAVLVATLVAVPLGLAAGYFGSWVDTAISRTLDMVLILPAMLLAITLIAILGPGSTVAGLAIAVIYLPILARVMRSSTLVVTRNDYVAGARARGASHLRIIGTHVAPNAIGPVIVQASILSAFALQLEAGLSFLGLGTQPPTPSLGGMLADGRDVLIQAPWVEIFPGLAIVIAVLAFTLLGEGLRRAFDPAGVAE; from the coding sequence ATGACCACGACCCTCGTTCCCGACACGACTTCGGCGGGGATACGACCACCTCGCAGACGACGTCGTGCGGCGAACCGTTTTATTCTGGCTGGCCTGCTGATTCTCGCTGCGCTCGCCATCGTCGCGATCATGGCGCCGATCCTCGCGCCGCACGACCCGGAAACCGTCGAGGTGAGCAGGGTGCTCGGCGCCCCCAATCTGCAGCATCCCTTCGGCTCGGATGTGCTCGGACGAGACGTGCTCAGCCGGGTTCTCTTCGGTTTGCGCGTCAGTCTCCTCGTCTCCATTTCGGCGGTCCTCGTCGCCACACTCGTGGCCGTACCGCTCGGACTGGCCGCAGGCTACTTCGGCAGCTGGGTGGACACAGCGATTTCCCGCACCCTTGACATGGTCCTGATCCTGCCGGCCATGCTCCTGGCGATAACGCTGATCGCGATCCTCGGCCCGGGAAGCACAGTCGCCGGCCTCGCTATCGCCGTCATCTACCTGCCCATCCTGGCCCGGGTGATGCGAAGCAGCACCCTCGTCGTGACGCGCAACGACTATGTGGCCGGAGCACGAGCGCGGGGAGCGAGTCACCTTCGTATCATCGGCACCCACGTGGCACCGAATGCGATCGGCCCGGTCATCGTGCAGGCGTCGATTCTCAGCGCATTCGCCCTTCAACTCGAGGCGGGACTGAGCTTTCTCGGACTCGGCACCCAGCCGCCTACCCCGTCGCTCGGAGGCATGCTGGCCGACGGACGGGATGTCCTGATCCAGGCTCCCTGGGTCGAGATCTTCCCCGGTCTGGCGATCGTGATCGCGGTGCTAGCGTTCACGCTTCTCGGCGAGGGTCTTCGTCGCGCCTTCGATCCGGCAGGAGTGGCCGAATGA
- a CDS encoding ABC transporter ATP-binding protein translates to MTDILALSQVSVRFGAQPEPAVRNVSLTLNRGEIFGIVGESGSGKSTLANAVMSLLPTIAQTTGSISVNGREITHLDTAELRNLRGNEVAMIFQDASASLDPTWSVGDQIAETLRAHSRISLREAKAQAIQLMSEVGIPEPASRYSDAPHRLSGGQRQRIVIAAALANRPQLLIADEPTTALDVTIQAQVLQLIDTLRTAHGTTVLLITHDLGVVAQVCDRVGVMYRGELIEVAETTDLFSAPRHPYTRALLASNPAGAPRGSRLPVISDDWSVDRAAPDESLPETDGR, encoded by the coding sequence ATGACCGACATCCTCGCCCTCTCCCAGGTATCCGTGCGCTTCGGCGCACAGCCCGAACCTGCCGTGCGCAACGTGTCGCTCACCCTCAACCGCGGCGAGATCTTCGGGATCGTCGGCGAAAGCGGCAGCGGCAAGAGCACCCTGGCGAACGCCGTGATGAGCCTGCTTCCGACGATCGCCCAGACGACCGGAAGCATCTCCGTGAACGGGCGGGAGATCACACACCTCGACACAGCCGAACTCCGAAACCTGCGCGGCAACGAAGTCGCGATGATCTTTCAGGATGCCTCCGCGAGTCTCGATCCCACTTGGTCGGTCGGTGACCAGATCGCCGAGACCCTTCGCGCGCACAGTCGCATCTCCCTGCGGGAAGCGAAGGCGCAAGCAATCCAGCTCATGAGCGAAGTGGGTATCCCCGAACCCGCCTCCCGCTATTCGGACGCTCCCCACCGCCTTTCCGGCGGCCAACGGCAGCGAATAGTCATCGCCGCCGCCCTGGCGAACCGGCCGCAGCTACTTATCGCGGACGAACCGACCACGGCACTCGACGTGACCATCCAGGCGCAGGTCCTTCAGTTGATCGACACGCTACGGACCGCCCACGGCACCACCGTTCTGCTCATCACCCATGACCTCGGCGTTGTCGCACAGGTCTGCGATCGAGTGGGGGTGATGTACCGGGGAGAACTCATCGAGGTGGCGGAGACGACGGATCTCTTCAGCGCACCCCGACATCCCTACACGCGCGCACTCCTTGCCTCCAACCCGGCTGGCGCTCCGCGCGGAAGCCGCCTTCCCGTGATCTCGGACGACTGGAGCGTCGACCGGGCGGCACCAGATGAGTCACTCCCCGAAACGGACGGCCGATAA
- a CDS encoding ABC transporter ATP-binding protein, giving the protein MSKSFPAGGPPWRRRNAMALDRVSLTLERGQTLGLVGESGSGKSTLGRCILDLTAPSDGVITFDGKELGTMSRADRSTFRRRVQPVFQDPYGSLDPRWPIGRSVRESLDSFRIGTPLTRERRVLDLFDRVGLSTTLVDRLPTTLSGGQRQRVSIAAALASEPELIVADEPVSALDMSVQAQILNLFMDLQHDLHVACIFISHDLGVVEHISNEVAVLYHGVIVETGLTEQVMNRPGHDYTRALIGAIPRPK; this is encoded by the coding sequence GTGAGCAAGTCGTTCCCCGCGGGCGGTCCTCCGTGGAGGCGCCGCAATGCCATGGCCCTCGACCGCGTCTCCTTGACGCTCGAGCGCGGGCAGACCCTCGGTCTCGTCGGGGAATCGGGAAGCGGAAAGAGCACTCTCGGTCGCTGCATCCTCGATCTCACCGCGCCATCCGACGGGGTCATCACCTTCGACGGGAAGGAACTCGGCACGATGTCCCGGGCCGATCGCTCGACGTTCCGCCGCCGCGTTCAGCCGGTGTTCCAGGATCCCTATGGGAGCCTCGATCCGCGGTGGCCGATCGGGCGGAGCGTGCGGGAATCGCTCGACAGCTTTCGCATCGGCACGCCTCTCACCCGAGAGCGACGCGTGCTCGACCTGTTCGACCGGGTCGGACTCAGTACGACCCTGGTCGATCGACTGCCGACCACGCTCTCCGGCGGCCAGCGTCAGCGCGTCAGTATCGCGGCCGCTCTCGCGAGCGAGCCCGAGCTCATCGTTGCAGACGAGCCGGTGAGTGCCCTCGACATGAGCGTGCAAGCACAGATCCTCAACCTATTCATGGATCTGCAACACGACCTCCACGTCGCCTGCATCTTCATCTCCCACGACCTCGGGGTGGTCGAGCACATCAGCAACGAGGTCGCCGTGCTCTATCACGGAGTCATCGTCGAGACCGGTTTAACGGAACAGGTCATGAACCGGCCCGGTCATGACTACACCCGAGCGCTGATCGGCGCGATTCCCCGACCGAAATAA
- a CDS encoding alpha/beta fold hydrolase yields the protein MPTAHVNGITLNYRLDGEENSGETIVLINGLADDLASWDFQVPALLEAGFRVLRFDNRGIGDSDKPAGPYTSLRMAEDAKALVDSLGISDFHLMGVSMGGMIAQEYAIAFPEDLKSLTLGCTYAKPDAFCLTMFAMWADLATGLGVPFVMRDVALWAFTGPFFEERPEDAAEFAEAMASLPMTVEAYLSQLNVIQTHDTVDRLARITAPTLVLAGEEDILIPVRLSAQLQSDLPGSSWATVPGGHACLWESPDPFNHSFIEFVTRTAN from the coding sequence GTGCCCACAGCACACGTGAACGGAATCACCCTGAATTACCGTCTCGACGGCGAAGAGAACAGCGGAGAGACGATTGTTCTCATCAACGGACTCGCCGATGATCTCGCCTCCTGGGACTTTCAAGTCCCCGCGCTGCTCGAGGCGGGATTCCGCGTATTGCGATTCGATAATCGAGGCATCGGGGACTCCGACAAGCCTGCCGGTCCGTACACCTCCCTGAGGATGGCCGAAGACGCGAAAGCCCTCGTCGACAGTCTCGGGATCTCCGACTTCCACCTCATGGGTGTCTCGATGGGCGGCATGATCGCCCAGGAGTACGCGATTGCGTTCCCCGAGGATCTCAAGTCGCTCACCCTCGGATGCACCTACGCGAAACCCGACGCGTTCTGCCTCACCATGTTCGCGATGTGGGCTGACCTCGCCACAGGACTCGGCGTGCCGTTCGTCATGCGGGACGTCGCCCTCTGGGCATTCACGGGTCCGTTCTTCGAAGAGCGTCCAGAGGACGCCGCCGAATTCGCGGAGGCGATGGCATCCCTGCCGATGACCGTCGAGGCGTACCTGTCACAGCTCAACGTCATCCAGACCCATGACACCGTCGACCGGCTAGCCCGCATCACCGCACCGACTCTGGTCTTGGCCGGCGAAGAGGACATCCTGATCCCGGTGCGCCTCTCAGCGCAGCTCCAGTCCGACCTCCCCGGCTCCAGCTGGGCGACGGTTCCCGGCGGGCACGCGTGCCTGTGGGAGTCCCCGGATCCGTTCAACCACAGCTTCATCGAGTTCGTCACCCGCACAGCAAATTAG
- a CDS encoding ABC transporter substrate-binding protein, with protein sequence MKPHSLPRPSTGHRAKIAALITATGLAAALVLTGCGTSSTPSASGGTSSSGIKDGGDLRAALTGEPDVLDPATSSIYTGAQVYEGIFSMLIDLDANGKFVPDLATKWKQDDATTWTFTLVDNATFQNGEKFSSADVKYTFERLLDPATASAYAGLYSQIDSIDAPTPTSVVFHLKAAFGPFLTNLATNGEIVNKKAIESSDPARNPVGTGPFEFVEWVQGDHITLKKNPNYFKKGLPHLDSITFKFLPVDQSRIDALSSGEIDWADAVPLQQVPALKKDPRFTLVTSPVAGIPDYLALNTTKAPFNDPKVRQAIALAIDRSAIRDVAYLGTGELGLEEVPTGSSWYNESGIFGAKQDIAKAKKLMSEAGYGSGLKVEYLGLSQYPELLKTGQVVRDELKKIGIDMSIKAVDVSVWYDAFSSGDYQITSAYQERTIDPDNFYSLVIKAGGPINTTGYSNPQVDALIDQAAASSDTKERESLYEKIRTQMTTDAPLIFTHYETLNYLMNKKVVGSAITPTLSLNMAKIGFSK encoded by the coding sequence ATGAAACCGCACTCCCTTCCCCGGCCCTCGACAGGCCACCGGGCAAAAATCGCCGCACTCATCACCGCAACCGGACTCGCCGCCGCCCTCGTCTTGACGGGATGCGGAACCAGCTCGACGCCGTCGGCGAGCGGTGGAACGTCGTCGTCGGGCATCAAGGACGGGGGCGACCTCCGGGCGGCGCTCACCGGCGAACCCGACGTGCTCGACCCTGCGACATCGTCTATCTACACGGGCGCGCAGGTGTACGAAGGCATCTTCAGCATGCTGATCGACCTCGACGCCAACGGAAAGTTCGTGCCCGATCTCGCCACCAAATGGAAGCAGGATGACGCGACGACCTGGACCTTCACCCTTGTCGACAACGCCACATTCCAAAACGGCGAGAAATTCAGCTCCGCCGACGTGAAATACACCTTCGAGAGGCTGCTCGATCCCGCAACAGCGAGTGCTTATGCGGGGCTCTACTCCCAGATCGATTCCATCGATGCACCAACGCCGACCAGCGTGGTATTCCATCTGAAGGCAGCATTCGGACCCTTCCTCACCAACCTCGCAACGAATGGCGAGATCGTGAACAAGAAGGCGATCGAAAGCTCCGACCCTGCTCGCAACCCCGTCGGGACCGGGCCATTCGAATTCGTCGAATGGGTGCAGGGAGACCACATCACGCTGAAGAAGAACCCCAACTACTTCAAAAAGGGGCTTCCTCACCTCGATTCGATCACCTTCAAATTCCTTCCAGTAGACCAGAGCCGCATCGACGCTCTGTCATCCGGTGAGATCGATTGGGCCGACGCCGTTCCCCTCCAGCAGGTGCCCGCCCTCAAGAAGGACCCGCGTTTCACCCTCGTGACGAGCCCGGTTGCGGGCATTCCGGATTACCTTGCTCTCAACACGACGAAAGCGCCGTTCAACGACCCGAAGGTGCGCCAGGCGATCGCCCTGGCGATCGACCGTTCTGCGATTCGAGATGTCGCGTACCTCGGTACCGGCGAACTCGGGCTCGAGGAGGTTCCCACCGGATCATCCTGGTATAACGAATCAGGCATCTTCGGTGCGAAGCAGGATATCGCCAAGGCGAAGAAACTGATGAGCGAGGCAGGCTATGGGAGCGGACTGAAGGTCGAGTACCTCGGCCTGTCCCAGTATCCAGAGCTGCTCAAGACCGGGCAGGTGGTTCGAGACGAACTGAAGAAGATCGGCATCGACATGTCGATCAAAGCGGTCGATGTGTCCGTCTGGTACGACGCTTTCAGCAGCGGTGACTACCAGATCACCAGCGCATACCAGGAGCGCACCATCGATCCGGACAACTTCTATTCCCTGGTCATCAAGGCGGGCGGGCCCATCAACACCACCGGATACTCGAACCCGCAAGTCGACGCGCTCATCGACCAGGCCGCGGCGAGCAGCGACACAAAGGAGCGAGAGTCCCTCTACGAGAAGATTCGTACCCAGATGACAACGGATGCCCCGCTCATCTTCACGCACTACGAAACGCTGAACTACCTCATGAACAAGAAGGTGGTCGGATCGGCGATCACCCCGACTCTGAGCCTCAACATGGCGAAGATCGGTTTCAGCAAGTAG
- a CDS encoding phosphatase PAP2 family protein encodes MSIPPTPPVRPTVNDNSPSLLGRRLPSLAATAVVGVVFVAVLGLGVTRFGLLSGFDRGASQALNTLHSGGLGVITSGLYAVLSPIPAVIITAAISIVIVAITRRFRVALSFAVVVAVTWLPSAVLKLLIHRPRPDATALSHPFAHQPVDASFPSGHLVFVVAVVVAAVFLARPGAWRAFALTAGTIFTLIVAFALMVDGVHYPTDVFASMLWSVSVGPLVCALCARVILHRSQPVAAH; translated from the coding sequence GTGAGCATCCCCCCGACACCCCCGGTACGCCCGACCGTCAACGACAACTCCCCGTCACTACTCGGTCGACGGCTACCCTCACTCGCAGCCACCGCCGTGGTCGGGGTGGTTTTCGTCGCCGTCCTCGGGCTCGGAGTCACCAGATTCGGTCTGCTCTCCGGCTTCGACCGGGGTGCGTCCCAGGCACTCAATACCCTGCATTCGGGCGGTCTCGGCGTCATCACGTCCGGCCTCTATGCGGTGCTGAGCCCGATCCCGGCCGTGATCATCACTGCCGCCATCAGCATTGTCATCGTGGCGATCACGCGCCGGTTCCGCGTGGCCCTCAGCTTCGCCGTCGTCGTGGCCGTCACATGGTTGCCGAGCGCAGTCCTGAAATTGCTCATCCACAGGCCACGGCCGGATGCCACGGCACTGTCACATCCCTTCGCACATCAGCCGGTCGATGCCTCGTTCCCCAGCGGTCACCTCGTGTTCGTCGTCGCAGTGGTCGTCGCGGCCGTGTTCCTCGCTCGGCCCGGCGCCTGGCGCGCGTTCGCCCTCACAGCAGGCACGATCTTCACCCTCATTGTCGCGTTCGCCCTGATGGTGGACGGGGTGCACTACCCCACGGATGTCTTCGCTTCGATGCTGTGGTCGGTCTCGGTCGGCCCGCTCGTGTGTGCGCTGTGCGCCCGCGTCATCCTGCACCGTTCGCAGCCGGTGGCCGCGCACTAG
- a CDS encoding DoxX family protein translates to MSTETASATIAGTPMTTHQTPRESGAQASAARWSLAVLRLATGFIFLWAFLDKTFGLGFSTPAARSWLNGGTPSQGFLNSPAVVGPFKPFFAAIASPTTDVLFMLGMLAIGLAVMLGIGLRISAVAGTVIMIFMYLAEWSFGANAASTNPVVDYHIIYALSLIVIATLSAGDTLGFGRAWKKLPLVSAHRWLL, encoded by the coding sequence ATGAGTACTGAAACAGCATCCGCCACGATCGCCGGCACTCCGATGACCACTCACCAGACCCCCCGGGAGTCAGGCGCGCAGGCCTCCGCCGCACGGTGGAGCCTCGCCGTGCTCCGGCTCGCCACCGGGTTCATCTTCCTCTGGGCCTTTCTCGACAAGACCTTCGGCTTGGGTTTCTCCACGCCGGCCGCGCGGTCGTGGCTCAACGGCGGCACTCCGAGCCAGGGCTTTCTCAACAGCCCGGCCGTCGTCGGTCCGTTCAAACCGTTCTTCGCCGCGATCGCCAGCCCGACGACCGACGTACTGTTCATGCTCGGCATGCTCGCGATCGGTCTCGCGGTCATGCTCGGGATCGGACTGCGCATCAGCGCCGTCGCCGGCACCGTCATCATGATCTTCATGTACCTGGCCGAGTGGTCCTTCGGCGCCAATGCTGCCTCCACCAACCCGGTTGTCGACTACCACATCATCTACGCGCTCTCCCTCATTGTGATCGCCACCCTCTCGGCGGGTGACACCCTCGGTTTCGGCCGTGCCTGGAAGAAGCTCCCCCTCGTGAGCGCCCACCGCTGGCTCCTCTAG
- a CDS encoding DEAD/DEAH box helicase: protein MTPADTTTTSEATAAPATLTFSELGLTDAVLKALKDVGYETPSAIQAATIPPLLAGRDVVGLAQTGTGKTAAFALPILSRLDLAQKNPQALVLAPTRELALQVCEAFEQYASGMRGVHVLPVYGGQAYGVQLSALRRGVHIVVGTPGRIMDHLAKGTLDLSELKYLVLDEADEMLKMGFAEDVETILADTPDDKQVALFSATMPPQIRRISKKYLHDPQEITVENKTTTSANTTQRYLMVSYPQKVDALTRILEVENFEGMIVFVRTKNETETLAEKLRARGYSAAAISGDVAQAQRERTVNQLKSGKLDILVATDVAARGLDVERISHVVNYDIPIDTESYVHRIGRTGRAGRSGAAISFVTPRERRLLDAIERATRQPLTQMQLPSVEDVNVTRLTRFDDAITEALGQGDRIAGFRDIISHYIAHHDVPEVDVAAALAIVAQGETPLLLSPERTQRHDRAERADWGDRPDRGDRPERADRTERRARPNAGPMSTYRIEVGKRHKVEPRQIVGAIANEGGLSREDFGHIKILPDFSLVDLPANLPGDVLDKLKGTRISGKLIEIRADRGGARKDAARGDDRGDRPPRKSYRD from the coding sequence ATGACGCCAGCTGACACCACCACGACCAGCGAGGCAACCGCTGCCCCCGCCACGCTCACTTTCTCCGAACTCGGACTCACCGACGCCGTGCTCAAGGCACTCAAGGATGTCGGGTACGAGACCCCCTCGGCCATCCAGGCTGCGACCATCCCTCCCTTGCTCGCCGGACGCGATGTCGTGGGACTCGCTCAGACCGGCACGGGAAAGACCGCCGCATTCGCCCTGCCCATCCTCTCCCGCCTCGATCTCGCCCAGAAGAACCCGCAGGCGCTCGTGCTCGCCCCCACTCGCGAGCTCGCCCTCCAGGTCTGCGAGGCCTTCGAGCAGTACGCCTCCGGAATGCGCGGCGTCCACGTGCTCCCGGTCTACGGCGGGCAGGCCTACGGGGTGCAGCTCTCCGCCCTCCGGCGGGGCGTGCACATCGTGGTCGGCACTCCCGGACGCATCATGGATCACCTCGCCAAGGGCACGCTCGACCTCTCGGAGCTCAAGTACCTGGTGCTCGACGAGGCAGACGAGATGCTCAAGATGGGCTTCGCCGAGGATGTCGAGACGATCCTCGCCGACACTCCGGACGACAAGCAGGTGGCGCTGTTCTCGGCAACCATGCCCCCGCAGATCCGCCGGATCTCGAAGAAGTACCTTCACGACCCGCAAGAGATCACCGTCGAGAACAAGACCACGACTTCGGCCAATACGACGCAGCGATACCTCATGGTGTCGTATCCGCAGAAGGTCGACGCGCTCACGCGCATCCTCGAGGTCGAGAACTTCGAGGGGATGATCGTCTTCGTGCGCACCAAGAACGAGACCGAGACCCTTGCCGAGAAACTGCGAGCACGCGGTTACTCCGCCGCAGCCATCAGCGGCGACGTCGCCCAGGCCCAGCGCGAACGCACGGTGAACCAGTTGAAGTCGGGCAAGCTCGACATCCTGGTGGCCACGGATGTCGCGGCGCGCGGCCTCGACGTCGAGCGCATCAGCCACGTGGTCAACTACGACATCCCCATCGACACGGAGTCCTACGTCCACCGCATCGGACGCACCGGTCGTGCGGGTCGCAGCGGTGCCGCGATCAGCTTCGTCACCCCGCGCGAACGTCGGCTGCTCGACGCCATCGAGCGCGCGACGCGCCAGCCGCTCACGCAGATGCAGCTGCCGAGCGTGGAAGACGTCAACGTCACCCGCCTGACCCGCTTCGACGACGCCATCACCGAGGCCCTCGGCCAGGGCGATCGCATCGCCGGGTTCCGCGACATCATCAGCCACTACATCGCGCACCACGACGTGCCGGAGGTGGATGTCGCCGCCGCGCTCGCGATCGTCGCCCAGGGCGAGACCCCGCTGCTGCTCTCCCCCGAGCGCACGCAGCGCCACGACCGCGCCGAGCGTGCCGACTGGGGCGATCGCCCGGACCGGGGCGACCGCCCCGAGCGGGCGGACCGCACCGAGCGACGCGCGCGGCCCAACGCCGGCCCGATGTCGACCTACCGCATCGAGGTGGGCAAACGACACAAGGTGGAACCGCGCCAGATCGTCGGCGCGATCGCCAACGAGGGTGGACTCAGCCGCGAAGACTTCGGTCACATCAAAATCCTTCCCGACTTCTCGCTCGTCGACCTGCCGGCGAACCTGCCGGGCGATGTGCTCGACAAGCTCAAGGGCACCCGCATCAGCGGCAAGCTCATCGAGATCCGCGCCGACCGTGGCGGGGCGCGCAAAGACGCAGCCCGCGGCGACGACCGGGGCGACCGACCCCCGCGCAAGTCCTACCGGGACTAG
- a CDS encoding response regulator transcription factor, with the protein MTDARPRLLLIEDDPQLGPLMREVLDEVYSVTLVADGTTGVAVALDGTFEVMIVDRRLPGLDGLGVIETLRRKRVTTPMLILTALGTIQDKVRGLDAGANDYLVKPFEFDELFARLRSIRRVYTGEGPFVRIGLWEFYPESRTVYSPYDGRTILTERENELLRLFAENPHRTYTREQILDQVFGSTDQPGTVDTYVHYVRRKTDSDLITTVRGQGYRLGAP; encoded by the coding sequence GTGACCGACGCGCGGCCCCGCTTGCTGCTCATCGAGGACGACCCCCAACTCGGTCCCCTCATGCGCGAAGTGCTCGACGAGGTGTACTCCGTCACCCTCGTGGCCGACGGCACCACCGGAGTCGCCGTGGCGCTCGACGGAACGTTCGAGGTGATGATCGTCGATCGTCGCCTTCCGGGACTGGACGGCCTCGGAGTGATCGAGACCCTCCGCCGCAAGCGCGTCACCACCCCCATGCTGATCCTCACGGCGCTCGGCACCATCCAGGACAAGGTTCGCGGTCTGGATGCCGGTGCGAACGACTACCTGGTCAAGCCATTCGAGTTCGACGAGCTGTTCGCCCGGTTGCGGTCGATCCGGAGGGTCTACACGGGCGAGGGGCCGTTCGTGCGCATCGGGCTGTGGGAGTTCTACCCGGAGAGCCGCACCGTCTACTCGCCCTATGACGGCCGCACCATCCTCACTGAGCGGGAGAACGAACTGCTGCGGTTGTTCGCGGAGAATCCGCATCGCACCTACACGCGCGAACAGATCCTGGACCAGGTCTTCGGCTCGACCGATCAGCCCGGCACCGTGGACACCTACGTGCACTACGTGCGCCGCAAGACCGACTCAGACCTCATCACCACCGTCCGCGGCCAGGGCTACCGCCTGGGGGCACCGTGA